A stretch of DNA from Orcinus orca chromosome 3, mOrcOrc1.1, whole genome shotgun sequence:
atcataagCCCATAATACATTGTTACTGTTTATCCTttacataatgataaataaattaaaattagaaaaaaatattttatgtatagctATATTGTTTATATCCCAaggttcttcatttctttttgtagatGCAGTTTTCTACCTGGTATCATATTCTTCTGCCTGAAgagtttcctttaatatttcttattatacaAATCTGCTGACTGAACTTTCTCagattttgtttgtctgaaaaaagtgttgattttgccttcatttctgaAAGATGTGTTTGCTGGGTATTAGATTTTCTCCCCCTTGAATACTATAAAGATTTCCCTTCATTACCTTCTGGCTTACAGCAAAATTCTGTCAGACAGTCTCTGTCCTTATCTTTGGCCCTCTatatgtatgttttgttttgctctggtTGCCTTCAAGATATTCTCTTTACCTTTGGTTTTCATCAGTTTGGCTATGAtgtatctgtattttttatttatcaggTTTGGAGTTCTTTGTGAATCTTGGATCTGTGGTTTATTCTCTTTCAgtaattttgaaatagttttggTCATTATCTGTTCAGAAATTTCTTTTTCCCTGTTCTTACTCCTTTCATGTTTTGGGACTCCAATCACATATAAATTGAATCAGGGGTCAGCATACCACACTCTGAagatctgtttttataaataaatttctttgtgAAACAGCCATGTCCATTCATTTGCAAACTGTCTATGGCTACTTTTGCACTATAATAGCAGAGGTGAGTAACTGTGACAGACTGTATGGCTCAcatgtctaaaatatttactatatggaCCTTTAAGAAAATGCCAACCCCTGAGTTAGATCACTTAATAGGTTCCCCCAGCTCTTGAATGTTTTGTCCTCCACCCctactcttttttctctttgtgttttaatttggGTAATTTCAATTGATCTATCTTCACATTCACAAAAGGTTTCCTTTGTTAATATGTCCACTGAAGGAACTGTTCACCTGTtatcatatttttcatatttagcattcccattttactttttcatagcttccttctctctgctgAAAATCCCTATTTGTTCACATATATTGTCCATCTTTTCCACTAGAttctttaacatattaatcatagttctTTTAATGTCTCTTTCTGAGAGGGCTAACATCCAGGCCATCTCTGTGTCTAATTCCATCGAATGCTTTATCACTTGACAATGGGTCatttcattttgatattttttgtatcttataatttttaatttaacaccAGATGTTTTATGTGGAAGAACAGAAGAGACTGAGGTAAAGGATTTACTTCTAGAAATGGACACGATTCTTCTGTTAGGCCATTAATGCAGTGGGATGAGTCCAGCTAGTCAGTAATTGAGCTGCATTTGCCTTTTGTTGCTATAGTTAATTTCAGTGCACCATAAACTGTAAATTCTTTCAGCAGTGGGATGCTGCTATCTTGTTCCGAGTGAgaataatatattgtatatttatacccTACCTTATTCACAGAGGATTTGGGAAAGAAATTACAATACTGGCTTGTGGCccaataatattctattttcatGCTATTTATCACACTGTGAATGGCAATTATTCAGAATATATGGATAGTGTTCTTAACTAATCTACTTAAAGTAAACACTCCACCCCACACATCTCTCTACTATCTGGATaattaaaataaaggtaaaatttttCATATACCTGCATAAATTATTTGAATAGGGCCAAAAGCAGACAAAACACCAATAACAAAAAGTGTAGAAgcatacaacaacaaaaaaacactatgTAGTTATAGTATCAAACTTCGGTGTGCATCAGAATTCTGTAAAGCTTGTTAAAAAAACAGATGCCCAAAACACAACCCAAATCTATGAGTCATAATCCACCAGGGTAGGAATCAGGCAGCTGCGTTTTTAACAAGATCCCTCAGTGATCCTAATGCACATCAAGTTTTGGGAATCCAATATTAACAGTAATAACAGAATCACATTGATAAAATTAGCCATGATATTCTTAACAAGCCACAGTAAAGCCTAAAAACATACTTTCTTATTTGCTTTGCAAAGAAggcacttttaaaaagaaaataagataataCTTACTTTTATGAGCTTCAGCATTTGCAACATAGATGAACCCATCAACAACTTCACACACCTTCTGAATTTGTGGAATTACACTGTACCGGCTTCCCTGTTGATCATCCCCTTCATTCTGTATACTGAACATCTTGTTAACTGCACTTGTATGTTCTTCTCTTGCTCTATCTCTTTCCTTTctataagaaaaatgtaaatacagaACATAAACAGACACTAAACAGACTTCACCCCCCTAAAATATTCCATTACTGATGTCTCAGATAGGTTGCCAAGTAGGTAGCCTTACCTTGTAGTTGAATATAATATTAGGATGTTGAATTTATGTTGGTTGCTCAACTGAAAACTGACTCCTGATCCAATACCTAAAGGAGAAAATTACAGTTATCAAAACAAGTCATTAATAAAGACAGCAAaagatgagaatgaaaaaaattacctGGTATAAGTaaaaagagtaaatgaaaaaCTATGACAAGTGATACATATAGCTttggaataaaatgaaatgtttgtgTTGAAGAAAAGATGCCGTAAGCAATTTTCATTCACATAGTAATAAACTATGGATATAGAAGAAAAAACTGCTAGACTTTaacattccctttttttttttttttttttttttgcggtacgcaggtctcccactgctgcggcctctcccgttgcggagcacaggctccggatgcgcaggctccagatgcgcaggctcagcggccatggctcacgggcccagccgctccgcggcatgtgggatcctcccggaccggagcacgaacccgtgtcccctgcgtcggcaggcggactctcaaccgctgcgccaccagggaagccctaagattcCTTTTCAtaccatcatcactatcatcattAACTTTATCATCATCCTCTCAGTAGCAGCTGCATCGCAACAGCTACTACTATTTATCCTCAAGACTAAGGCTTAGTTTCACTTCTTTTATGTTTCTCATTAGTCTTATACTCCACGTACACATTCAACcaaatggctttttttccccactctgaaaagctgtttttaaattCATGGCACCTTAGAAAACTGAGGAAATATGGCAGACACTGAAATTTTGAATTGGACTTGGGCTAGAATCCTGAATTTGCCACATATGCCCATGTTTCTGTGAGCCTGCTTTGAcatcaaaatatagaaataatacaCACTTTTTAGGGTTATTGTAAGCATTAAATGAGATCACATATGTAAAACACCTACGGAGTGACTGGTAAGTAACAGGTGCTAAACACTagcttcttacttttttttttttttttttttttttttgcggtacgcgtccctctcaccgccgtggcctctcccgttgcggagcacaggctccggatacacaggcttagcagccatggctcacgggcccagccactacgcggcatgcgggatcctcccggaccggggcacgaacccgcgtcccctgcatcggcaggcggacccccaaccactgcgccaccagggaagcccgcttcttACTATTTTATACCTAAATTATTCAACATTGTCATTTGTCCTTCTTTCTTAACTCCTTCCCTCCTTTGGCTGTGTTAACACTACGGGGCTGATTCTCCTCTTGCCTCCTGGAAagatccttttcctcttccttggcTTTACCTCTTTTTACTATATAAATGTCCTCTTAGATCTGTctacttctctccatcctcaccccCACCTTTTAGTTTAAATTATTATCTCTCACCTGTACTTCTGTAATCATTTCTAACTAGTCTCCTAAATCCACTTCTGCCCCCTACTATCCATTCTTATGACAGCAGCTGGAGAGattgctttaaaatgcttttaattaCATCTCTTCCCTTCAAAGCCCCTGCTcttcagataaacaaaattttaatataatctgGCCTCTACTTACCTCATTAGGACAACTCCATCTTTCATATCCTTAATCCCTGCATAACCACTCTAGGTATTTAAAGCAGCTACGCCGTGCCATCTTATGTCACCATTCTGGGCAACACATATATAGAGATCTTGGTGGCTGGGACTGCAAGCATCCCAGGCAAAGTGGCCCTATTCCTCCCGCCACCAAGGGCCTCCCCAGAGAGATCACAGAAACAAATTCTACCATGTCTCTAATCTTTGTTTACATCAGTTTAACTTCCAGAAATTACCCTCTCAACACATCTAACCTCAGCCCAGTATGATTCTCATGTTGTTTTGCCCCACCTTGCCAATGACTCATCCCTCCACTCTTCCCTGACCTTGCAGGGTCTGAGGCACAATTAGATGGGCAATTTCAAACAATCACTCCAGCTGCTGTCTGGAGAATGAAATTGCCATTTCACTATCAGCAAATTTCCCCATATCCCCAACCTCTTCTTGAAGGGTTCCTTCCACCTCATGGCCCTACCTGAAACTAGCCTGTCCCTAGGTGCCACTTCTCTTAACAGTGGGGTCTCAAGTAACAAAGTTACCTATTCTCTCACATCTCAGGGTAAAGAGATGAGGTGAATGGTCTCTTTACTCCTCAATGCCATGTCTTAACCATTACTCACCAACCCTCTTGAAAAAACTCCATCTCTCTGAGACACACACACCATTTAGCTGTAATACCATCTCCTGTCCTTAACCTTGTCAGTTATGAATCTCCTTTTGATAACCCCTTCCTCCAAACGTTCACTGATGATTTCAGCACCTAGCTTACAATATTCCTCTCTATCGTCAGAAACTTCCAAGTCCATGTGGACTTCATATGATTCCCAAATCTTCATTTCTAGCCCAGATCTTTCTCTTGAGATATGGATGCATAAAGTAATCCATAAagtcattcgttcattcactcatcaaatgtatattgaatgcctactatgtgcctggcaccaCAGCTAAGAATAAAGCTGACAAGATTTCTGCCCTAATGGAGCTTCCATTCAAGTGGCTAGCTTATAGCAGGCATCTCTACTTGTATCAAAAGTTTCTCTTCCTCCTGTGTTTCCTTAACCTAGTGAATGGCACCATCATCCAATATGAAAATCAGACCAAAAACCAGGAATTATCCGTATTACTGCTAACACACATTGAGTCAATTCTATATCCTTCATATTTTTATCACAATATTGTAGTGGTTTCTTAACTTCTAATCAGTTCTCCACTCAGGAGCCAGAGTGATCTATCCAAAATGCCATCTTGATCATCTtacttctctgcttaaaatccttcaacaaATGCTTGACATACAAGCGTCTTCTCACCTGGCCCCACTCTGGACACACAAAGCTACTTCAAGTGTGTCATGCACACTCAGAACTCTGGGATTTTAGAAATGTAGTTCTCACTGCTTAGaatattttacccttttttttgaTGGCCTACCCCTACTTATCCTATTGACTCATGTAAGGCATCAGGTTCAATGCAGAGCCTTCTCTGACCCTTACCTTTCTACACAGGAGCTAATTACACCACATTCTAATCACCTGTATACATGTCTCTGCCCTCCTTTAGACCAAGTACCTTTCAGGGCAAACAGGAGATTTCTgatgttgtttgttttaaatctctGCATCTTTAGTATCTAATAGGTACTctcaataaatgaataagtaaagcaCAAGCTAGTTTACACTGTTATGCATGTTTATTATACATCCTGCTTACGAAACTAACTACATGgctgttgttgctattgtttatCATAGAAATAAAGGTAAGGTGATAATTTAGCTCTTTTTTGAAATTCCAATATATATCAAAGTACtttgcatatagtaggtgctgaaTGGATTTTGCTgttaacattcttttaaaatatggtaaatgtacaaatataacttttttataacatctttattggagtataattgctttacagtggtgtgttagtttctgctttatagcaaacaAATATAACATTTTGACAACATACAATTTGCTTTCACATAATCTCATATTCTGGACTGAGAAAGTAAGAGAAAGCTTACCtcttataaaaagtaaattaattcttTCAGTTCATAGAAACCTGAGGGCTCCCATGCACCAAATTAGTATATTTCATTACAACAAagagttaattaatttaaaaactaatttctttctatttaacaTTAGAGTCAAGCTCAAAGTGTTTGAATTATTATGTACTGTAGATTAACATGAAAATTACCATCAATCTGCCTCTGAGGCAAACCAGCTGTTGGGCAAAGCTCCTCGGAAGACATCAAGCTCAACACCAAAGATGTATTTAGTTCTTCCAAACCTGGTCCAAACATGGCAAATCGTGGTTCATTCTGAATGATCAATGAGTGTAAAAATGAGGTGACAGCTCCATACATAGGACGGCTAGATTTTGAGGCTCTTCTTGTATATGGACAGCACATTTTATAGCTGTATAAAATTGTCAC
This window harbors:
- the FBXO4 gene encoding F-box only protein 4 isoform X5, which produces MAGSEPRSGGVTRQPHHSDWGRLEAAFLSGWRNFWQSVGKERAAPRSSPEEADEEASSLTRLPIDVQLYILSFLSPHDLCHLGSTSHYWNETVRDAILWRYFLLRDLPSWSSVDWKSLPDLEILKKPISEVTDGAFFDYMAVYKMCCPYTRRASKSSRPMYGAVTSFLHSLIIQNEPRFAMFGPGLEELNTSLVLSLMSSEELCPTAGLPQRQIDGIGSGVSFQLSNQHKFNILILYSTTRKERDRAREEHTSAVNKMFSIQNEGDDQQGSRYSVIPQIQKVCEVVDGFIYVANAEAHKSPGYRG